A part of Myxococcus landrumus genomic DNA contains:
- a CDS encoding serine hydrolase domain-containing protein, producing MLQQLLEAEHAAGMPGAFAEVWDGTQVWRGAVGVADVDTGRPMQPGFRHRVGSLTKTFVATTVLQLVGEQRIQLDAPIGAYLPDVVPGALGGRVTVRMLLNHTSGLGDYPDAILVTPEDFEAVRSRTFTPRELVAHGLALPPTDVPGARYSYSNTNYILAGLLIERVTGRSLEDVVARRILWPLGLHDTYFPGTRMHVRGAHSKAYVPWADGTLRDFSVYNMSWGWAAGALVSTTRDINRFYQALLAGRLLAPAQLAEMLTPVRNPNDPAAGYGLGLSYSMLPCGPVWGHTGGLLGHRTFTFHRADGSRRVTLAENLTRYETPGQPHPINKARSKFMVTALCGPAVAVSSAGE from the coding sequence GTGCTCCAGCAACTGCTCGAGGCCGAGCACGCCGCGGGAATGCCAGGGGCCTTCGCGGAGGTATGGGACGGGACACAGGTCTGGCGGGGGGCGGTGGGTGTCGCGGATGTCGACACCGGCCGTCCCATGCAGCCGGGGTTCCGGCACCGCGTGGGCAGCCTCACCAAGACCTTCGTGGCGACCACCGTGTTGCAGCTCGTGGGGGAGCAGCGGATTCAGTTGGATGCCCCCATCGGGGCCTATCTGCCGGACGTCGTTCCGGGAGCGCTCGGAGGACGTGTCACGGTCCGGATGCTGCTCAATCACACCAGCGGGCTGGGGGACTACCCCGACGCGATTCTCGTCACCCCCGAGGACTTCGAGGCCGTCCGGAGCCGGACCTTCACGCCCCGGGAGCTGGTGGCGCATGGGCTGGCCCTGCCGCCGACGGATGTGCCTGGGGCGCGCTACTCCTACTCGAACACGAACTACATCCTCGCGGGGTTGCTCATCGAGCGAGTCACGGGCCGCTCGCTCGAGGACGTGGTGGCGCGGCGCATCCTGTGGCCCCTGGGGTTGCACGACACGTATTTCCCAGGAACGCGAATGCATGTCCGCGGTGCCCACTCCAAGGCCTACGTCCCATGGGCGGACGGGACGCTGCGAGACTTCAGCGTCTACAACATGTCGTGGGGCTGGGCGGCGGGCGCGCTGGTGTCGACGACGCGGGACATCAATCGCTTCTATCAAGCGCTGCTCGCGGGCCGGCTGTTGGCGCCCGCCCAGCTCGCCGAGATGCTGACCCCGGTGCGCAACCCGAACGACCCGGCCGCGGGCTATGGGCTGGGGCTCTCATACTCGATGCTCCCCTGTGGACCTGTCTGGGGCCACACCGGTGGATTGCTCGGGCACAGGACCTTCACGTTCCACCGGGCGGACGGCAGTCGTCGCGTCACGCTCGCGGAGAACCTGACCCGCTACGAGACACCCGGCCAGCCGCACCCCATCAACAAGGCGCGGAGCAAGTTCATGGTGACGGCGCTGTGTGGTCCCGCCGTCGCCGTGTCCTCCGCGGGCGAGTGA
- a CDS encoding DUF2490 domain-containing protein encodes MCSRTLLVLVGVLLAVPAGVVEARPVSSEAQLWYTVSAQGNISEPFVYYLEAQPRVSEQDGRVIFRSAAGVRALQDLSFWLGYAWIPVWNWEESPALRQGESRLFQQALFTPKLGELKATVRARLEQRFLPGTTDVSHRARLMLRGAYPLASEPRLSFIVWDEAFFHLNTVEGGPRRGFDTNRAFVGAGWKLGAHASLEVGYLNAYVRRPSAQTDQLIHSLAVSMPFNFM; translated from the coding sequence ATGTGTTCGCGGACCCTTCTTGTTCTCGTGGGAGTGTTGCTGGCGGTGCCCGCTGGCGTCGTGGAGGCGCGGCCGGTCAGCTCGGAGGCGCAGCTCTGGTACACGGTGTCGGCGCAGGGGAACATCTCCGAGCCGTTCGTGTACTACCTGGAGGCCCAGCCTCGCGTCAGTGAGCAGGACGGGCGCGTCATCTTCCGCTCCGCCGCGGGGGTCCGGGCGCTCCAGGACCTGTCGTTCTGGCTGGGCTACGCGTGGATTCCCGTCTGGAACTGGGAGGAGAGCCCCGCCCTGCGTCAGGGCGAGAGCCGGTTGTTCCAGCAGGCGCTCTTCACGCCCAAGCTCGGAGAGCTGAAGGCCACTGTCCGTGCGCGGCTGGAGCAGCGCTTCCTCCCTGGCACCACGGACGTCTCGCACCGTGCGCGGCTGATGCTGCGAGGGGCCTACCCGTTGGCGTCGGAGCCGCGCCTGTCCTTCATCGTCTGGGACGAGGCCTTCTTCCACCTCAACACGGTGGAGGGAGGGCCCCGGCGCGGCTTCGACACGAACCGCGCGTTCGTGGGCGCGGGGTGGAAGCTGGGCGCGCACGCCTCCCTCGAGGTCGGCTACCTCAATGCCTACGTCCGCAGGCCGTCCGCGCAAACCGACCAGCTCATCCACTCGCTGGCGGTGTCCATGCCCTTCAACTTCATGTGA